In Nicotiana tabacum cultivar K326 chromosome 2, ASM71507v2, whole genome shotgun sequence, the following proteins share a genomic window:
- the LOC142166968 gene encoding uncharacterized protein LOC142166968: MNEETEESKYMHALPFPQKQRIEKLDKQFGRFLDVLKQVHVNLPFTEVLSQMLPYAKFLKEILSNKRKVEETSIVKLTKHYSAIMKNKFPQKCGDPRSFTIPCYLGSTKFEKSLCDSGASINLIPLSIFRKLEGEIGEIISIFVSLQLADQTTIIPEGIVEDVLVRVNKFIFLMDFIMVNM; encoded by the coding sequence ATGAATGAGGAGACTGAGGAGAGCAAATATATGCATGCTCTACCTTTCCCTCAGAAGCAGAGAATAGAGAAGCTGGACAAACAATTTGGGCGTTTCCTAGATGTGCTTAAGCAGGTGCATGTTAATCTACCTTTTACAGAGGTACTCTCTCAGATGCTACCCTATGCTAAGTTCCTGAAGGAGATATTGTCCAACAAGCGTAAAGTGGAAGAGACATCGATTGTCAAGCTCACAAAGCATTATAGTGCCATTATGAAAAATAAGTTCcctcaaaagtgtggagatccaaggagttttactataccttgctatTTAGGAAGTACTAAGTTTGAAAAATCTTTGTGTGATTCAGGTGCTTCTATCAATCTTATACCTTTGTCTATTTTCAGGAAATTAGAGGGAGAGATTGGAGAAATCATATCGATATTTGTTTCCTTGCAGTTGGCAGATCAGACCACAATCATACCTGAAGGAATAGTGGAAGATGTGCTAGTTCGGGTGAATAAATTTATATTCCTTATGGACTTCATTATGGTGAACATGTAA